A part of Streptomyces sp. NBC_00557 genomic DNA contains:
- a CDS encoding response regulator transcription factor — MSVLLEQPASLVAYRPNKPTAMVVVADPRVRSTVTRHLWALGVRDVIEASSIAEARPRIGNPRDICVADVHLPDGSGLTLLSETRAAGWPNGLALSAADDIGAVRNALAGGVKGYVVTGTRTNIGLPTRPGAAPLGAARMHRRPPGAPSHPGGYRELSGREVEVLRLVAEGQSNKAIGVSMGLSALTVKSHLARIARKLGTGDRAGMVAVALRTGIIH, encoded by the coding sequence GTGTCCGTTCTCCTCGAGCAGCCCGCAAGCCTGGTCGCCTACCGCCCGAACAAGCCGACCGCCATGGTGGTCGTGGCCGACCCGCGCGTGCGCTCCACCGTCACCCGCCATCTGTGGGCGCTCGGCGTGCGCGATGTCATCGAAGCCTCGTCCATCGCGGAGGCTCGTCCCCGCATCGGCAACCCCCGCGACATCTGCGTCGCCGACGTCCACCTGCCGGACGGTTCCGGCCTGACCCTGCTGTCCGAGACCCGCGCCGCGGGCTGGCCCAACGGGCTGGCGCTGTCGGCCGCCGACGACATCGGCGCGGTGCGCAACGCCCTGGCCGGCGGGGTCAAGGGCTACGTCGTCACGGGCACCCGCACCAACATCGGCCTGCCCACCCGGCCCGGCGCCGCTCCCCTCGGCGCCGCCCGCATGCACCGCCGCCCCCCGGGTGCCCCGAGCCACCCGGGCGGCTACCGCGAGCTGTCCGGACGCGAGGTCGAGGTGCTGCGACTGGTCGCGGAGGGGCAGTCGAACAAGGCGATCGGCGTCTCCATGGGCCTGTCCGCCCTGACCGTCAAGAGCCACCTCGCCCGCATCGCCCGCAAGCTGGGCACGGGCGACCGCGCCGGCATGGTGGCCGTGGCCCTGCGCACCGGCATCATCCACTGA
- a CDS encoding ribonuclease D: MTDAQDTAADCSPRTTGGTPPDAAGSSVTGAPTPLLEPREGVPPVIADPAGLADVVAAFAAGSGPVAVDAERASGYRYGQRAYLVQLRREGAGTALIDPVACPDLSALGTVLSGVEWDLHAATQDLPCLREIGMVPTRLFDTELAGRLAGFPRVGLGAMVENVLGFVLEKGHSAVDWSTRPLPEPWLRYAALDVELLIDLRDALEKELDRQGKLEWALQEFDAIASAPPAEPRKDPWRRTSGMHKVRRRRQLGVVRELWETRDRIARRRDVSPGKVLSDAAIVEAALALPANVHALAQLNGFGHRMGRRQLEQWQAAVDRARALPDSALPQPGQPVTGPPPPRAWADKDPAAAARLSAARAGVTALAEQLNLPQENLVSPDTVRRICWEPPQVVDTESVESALAGYGARPWQVELVTPVLVRALTARA, from the coding sequence GTGACCGACGCCCAAGACACCGCAGCAGACTGCTCCCCGCGCACCACCGGAGGCACCCCTCCGGACGCCGCAGGATCTTCTGTGACGGGGGCGCCGACACCGCTGCTCGAGCCGCGCGAGGGCGTTCCCCCCGTCATCGCCGACCCGGCCGGCCTCGCCGACGTGGTCGCCGCGTTCGCCGCGGGCTCCGGGCCCGTCGCCGTCGACGCCGAGCGCGCCTCCGGTTACCGCTACGGCCAGCGCGCCTACCTGGTGCAGCTGCGCCGCGAGGGCGCAGGCACCGCGCTGATCGACCCCGTGGCCTGTCCCGACCTGTCCGCTCTCGGCACGGTCCTGTCCGGCGTCGAGTGGGACCTGCACGCCGCCACCCAGGACCTGCCCTGCCTGCGCGAGATAGGCATGGTCCCGACCCGGCTCTTCGACACCGAGCTGGCCGGGCGGCTCGCCGGGTTCCCGCGGGTCGGCCTCGGCGCCATGGTCGAGAACGTGCTGGGCTTCGTGCTGGAGAAGGGCCACTCCGCCGTCGACTGGTCGACCCGGCCGCTCCCCGAGCCGTGGCTGCGCTACGCCGCCCTGGACGTCGAGCTGCTGATCGACCTGCGGGACGCCCTGGAGAAGGAGCTGGACCGGCAGGGCAAGCTGGAGTGGGCCCTGCAGGAGTTCGACGCGATCGCGAGCGCGCCCCCGGCCGAGCCCCGGAAGGACCCGTGGCGCCGCACGTCCGGGATGCACAAGGTGCGCAGGCGCCGGCAGCTCGGTGTCGTACGGGAGCTGTGGGAGACGCGGGACCGGATCGCGCGGCGCCGGGACGTGTCGCCGGGCAAGGTGCTCAGTGACGCGGCCATCGTCGAGGCCGCGCTCGCGCTGCCGGCCAATGTGCACGCCCTGGCCCAGCTGAACGGCTTCGGGCACCGGATGGGGCGGCGTCAGCTGGAGCAGTGGCAGGCGGCGGTCGACCGGGCCAGGGCCCTGCCGGACTCCGCGCTGCCGCAGCCGGGGCAGCCCGTGACCGGCCCCCCGCCGCCGCGCGCCTGGGCCGACAAGGACCCCGCCGCCGCGGCCCGGCTGTCCGCGGCGCGGGCCGGGGTGACGGCGCTGGCCGAGCAGCTCAACCTGCCCCAGGAGAACCTGGTGTCCCCGGATACCGTGCGGCGGATCTGCTGGGAGCCGCCGCAGGTCGTCGACACCGAGTCCGTGGAGTCCGCGCTGGCCGGCTACGGCGCGCGGCCGTGGCAGGTGGAACTGGTCACGCCCGTGCTGGTGCGCGCGCTGACCGCCCGCGCCTGA